Below is a window of Comamonadaceae bacterium M7527 DNA.
AAGACGTCTTTGCTCTTGTGGTCGCCACCGGCCATCAAGTCGATCTTGCCCACCAAGTCGATCAACTCGCCCAACATCATCTTGTTCAGCGCAGGCCGTGCGTAGTCCTTGGGCAACACACCCTTGAGGCTTTCGTTGTCTTTTTCAATGGCACGCATGGCGTCGTCGATCAACGTGCCAATGGTTGGCTGCTTGGCGTTGGCCTGTAGCTGCGCCCAACGAGCGTCTTTGGGCACCCAGAACACGTTGTCTGCGGCGTACTCGTCACGGTCTTCGGCTGCACTGGCACCTTCTGCCATCAACTGCTTGTGCTTGTCGTCAAAAGCATCCGAGATGTACTTAAGAAAGATCAGGCCCAGCACCACGTGCTTGTAGTCGCTGGGCTCCATGTTGCCGCGCAGCTTGTCGGCGGTTTTGAACAACTCTGCCTCAAAGCCGAGGTCACCGCCGTTGTTTTTGTTGGTTTTTGTTGCCCTTGTGGCCATGAGCCTATGGATATTTAATGGTTAATAAAAATAATTTTTAACCGTTAATGATATCACCTAAGTACTCATTTAGTTGATAAGCAAGGCGTACGCGCACAGTGGCCCAGCAGGCATCGCATACGCCGCACCACGCCCCTTGGTTGGCGCGTCTACCTGCCTACCAACAACACAAACAACGCATGCGTTAGGGGGCAGCGCACAACAAAAAGCCCGCAGTTACGCAGGCTGTTTGGTAGGGTTTACGTCGGCTTACAGTTGCGTGTTTTGCGTTTTCACAATTGCCACACCAATTAAAAATAAATCAGCACGGCATGCGGCGCAACACATTACGCAATGCGCAATACGTCGTGTCTAAAACGTTGCCGGCCAATGGCTTAGCGCCTCACCACAAAGAAGCATCTGACAAAGGTTGAATACAGGTAAAAGAATGCTTGGCATGGCCAGCGTCCGCGTTACCAAGCTTTAGTGCTTGCCAACCGAAATCGTACTCAAGCTCATACGGTGGAACGAAACACTTACCCAACTCAACACTAAAACCAAACCTGCCGTAAAACGCTGGATCACCATAAACAAACAGAAAATCAATACCACGTGCGGCAAGCGTTTCTTTACCGCTTTCGATCAATTGACGGGCAATGCCCTTGTTGTGGTACTCGCTATGAACTGCAAGAGGCGCCAAAATGAAAGCGCCAGGACTGGATGCGTCCTTCATAACAACCGGACTGAACGCAACACCCGCCACCAACGCCCCATTTACTTCATAGCCCAATACAAGCGAATCGGTTGTACTGCCAGCTTCTATGATCTCGCTTATCAACTTAAATGTTATGGGCGCTTCGTCCGCTGGAAACGAATTGAAGTAAACATTCTCAAGAGCATCATGATGATTTGAATTGAGCGAAATAATCATAAAAGCCTCTGACAGACAACCATATTGTTATCAAGCTATCAACACTACCGCAAGTATGGAACACTGCTTGTGGCGAAGAGGTATCACCCCCTGAAACCAAAGGGTTTAGAAACAAAGCTGTTTCTCTACAGGGAAGCATGCATTAACACTATGGCCTTTAACAAGGGGCACGCCACACATGGCGGCATGGACGTGTCGCTGATGGTGTGGATGAGTGTGTTGGACCCACCGACGAGCTTAAGCGATTAATTTCAAGCGTTTGAGCTCGACAAAGCACCGTGAAGTGGCACGAACATCTTCCATTGCATTGTGTCCTCCACTGAAATGACGCCCAAACAAGTGAAGATGCAACTCCTGTAGTGACGGCCATTTATAACCTCCACCACGCTTGGGGAGCTTACAAATTTCGACAGCATTTAACATTGTGCAGAAGTGTGGGCGACTACTAATTTTTGAAGATAAATTTAGATTTTCAAGCTCTGCATGTATTATTCTCAAATCAAAATTAATGTTGTGAGCAATAAGTGTTCTTCCATCAATATCAGTATCAAGTAAAAAGCTTTTTATTACATGGCGCAGGGGTAGGCCAAATTTTTCGCATAGTTATCAGTAATTCCATGTACTTGTGTAGATGATTTTGGAATAGAGTAACCATCAGGCTTGACGACATAATTTTCCTCTTTAATGACTTCGCCCGAAGACTCAATAACAGACCAGGCCAACTGAACAAGGTGAGGGTTGCTTTTACTGCTTGGTAAACCAGTTGTTTCACAATCAAAAACAACGTACTTGAATGGTGAAATGAGCTTGGATAAACATATGGAACATTGGTAAACAACCAATGTTTTTTGTTTTTTAACCCTATTCTTAACCCCACACTTCTCACACTTAATAATGAAATTTTCTGAATTATATGATGCCACATCAATCTTGAATGGCGAAACAAGTTCAGACGAACATTTGGCGCATTGATAAATAACTGGAGATTTTTGTTTTTTAACTCTATTCTTGGTTCCACACTTGCTACATTTAACAATGAAACTCTCTGATTCAGATAACATATTATCAACACCGAAGCTAGGCGGCCTTCACGCTATATACCAGTACTGTTGAAATTCAACAAAGATACACTTAATTCCATCCATATCACTCACCCGCCCCTTCGTACACACTACCATAATTGAACAAGGTCTTTACTACCCACTCTTTAAAGCCTTCACCCGCTTTCTAAACACAGCGTCAAGCCGCTCAAGCTGCTCAGCAAGCCAAGTAAATTGACTGGCCCAGTCGCTTTCATCCCTAAAGTCAGTCTCCTTTCTCGTCACAGACAAATAAGACTCCTTACCTTCGGGTAATTCAAACCAATCAAGTGCGCCGCCGAATTCGCTCTCAATAGCATCCTTGTCAGAATAAAACTGATGGAATAACGTTTTAGAGGAAGGTGTCTTAAAGTGAAAGTCAGCGGAAATAGTTGACTTTTGGCTATGCACGCGAGCCGTTAACCAGAATCCTCTTTTGCCGATACCCATATTCACCCAGTGTTGTGCTGAACCGTTTTGGCAACGCACGGAACTCTTGCGAGCGTCCATAAACTCTTTGAAAGCAGTCCAGTAAGCAAGCTGTTGGCGCTTAACTTCAGTCAACTCACCATGTTGTTGGTTGCTTTCCCTGATACTCTTTGTCCAAGTATTAGGGCGTGAAACAATGTTGAACTTAGGTGCCGGAACACTGTTACCTATCTTCCATAACTCTATCTCAAGGCCAAAGAAGCTGTAGCCTTCTTCCGTAATCTCATTGAGGTAGTCCAGTGCGGCTCTATGCTCATCAGTGAAACGTGAGGCAATCCAAACTACAGTCTTTACATCAAGCCCTGCCGAATAGGTAAGAATTTGTCCTAAATGATTGTGATTTGTTTTCTCTAACTGGTTCTCAATAAGTACCTTAGCGCCGCTAAATGCGTCCGTACACAGTAGATCCGCGCGATAGGGCCCTACACTTTGTTCAGTGCCAGCAGTCTCCAAATCCATAACCAACGCTTTACTAAGACGCTCCAAATTCTCAGCCTTGGCAAGCCACGGTGTGAAATCTGTTGCTTCATTATTCCAAATGGTTCGCAAATCGACTGACTCAAATTCACCTAGCATATCGCTACCTCAAGCTATCTTTACTTTGTACAAGTGCTGTCAAAATTCAGCGGCGAAACGCTAAATCTCAACCGCATCACCGGGTTTTTTCTGTGATTCATAGGGTTAATTTTCAATAGCAACAACTGTATTGAAGAGCCCATAGCGGGATAGACCTTCGTGACTGTCGATTCCTGTGTACCGTAACGATGCATCTTCATAACGCCTAAATGCAAAAACGGCTTGGTTCATATGCTCGGTATTGAATACCCTAAGCTGAACAAGGAGGTGAAAGTCTTTTACCGTTAAGCCTGTAACCGTATGGAATAAATCAGGCTCTATCTTTGTAATAACGTCTTGTAAAGTGTTCTCTCTAAAATCGGTCAGATACATGAAAGCAGGAATACGCGTAGCGAATTTAATTAATTTTTCTTGTACAAGCTTTCTCTTAGACTTGTATTCTCTTTCTTCCTCAGTAAGTTCTTTCTTTTCCTTGTCAGTCAAGTCTCGACTCTTACCTTTATTCTTAATTTCCTTTATCTTGTCGATCTTGTTGATGATAGTATCAATGATGTTGTCGCCTAGGGCACGCCAACCTTCAATACGCTCAACAGCAGCCATCGCCTCTGGATTATTCAATACCCGCCGCAATGTTGCGTTGTCAACATTGACCAGCAAAGCGCTTTCCCATTTGCGAGCTAATAGCGTAGCGGAAGTGCCAGCCATAGCTATATCAAGCACACCTCCAGCATCAATCTGTGTCATGTTTGCACCGTCATAAGCTAGTACGGGCAAGAATGACACAAGTTCTTCTACAGCTTTTTCGGGATTAGGCTCATTAGGTGACAAACCAATCCCATACTCTGATACCTTTCTAAGAGCACGAGTTGGTGCGAAGTCAAAGACAAAACAGACTGGCTTGAGTATTTCCTCTTCATTAGGATTGTCACCATTAGGGTTCTTAACAGACCACGGTGATTGCACTCGAAAAGCCGATTGAAAGTACGTTTCTGGTGACTTGAGATTTCTTAACATCAAGATGGAAGACCACTGTGGAACCGTTACACCAGTGGTTAACTTACCGCATGAGAGGGTAATAGTCTTTATATTAAAGTCATTACCAATTGCATCTCGTACAGGTGGAAGTGCCTCTAAACCAATGCCAGCGGATGTGCCAGCCGCTACAACTACTTTGTAGTCCTGCCAGAAAACATTGTGTTCTTCTTCAAGCAAGTTCTTCATGGCATGACAGGAGCTTACACTGTGCATGAACCAGAATGAATGCTGAAGGTGCGGCAATAATCTAACGTCAGAATATGGAAATGGAGGACGTGTGCCAATCTTTAACATCTCAGCAGATTGGGGTAAGTAACCACCACGAATAATATCCAACCACTTCTGAACATCTTGCTTATGCTTAAACTGCGCTGAGTTTTCCTCACCAGTCGCTTCGAAGAAAGAATTAAGGTCAAACTCATCAAACTCACCACCGCTTGCTATAGCCAGCAATTCATCTGGCATTTGATACGTCAGCAGACGCATTTGCGGTAGTGCCGCGTAGGGGTTAGTCTCTTTAGGTTTCTCAACAGCGAACTTTTCTTTTGCTTTTTGTTCGTCGGTATAAGTCCAGTTGAAGATCTGCTCTTCAATAAATTCACCTGAAGACAAAGCCTTAAAAGGTGTACCAGAAAGATAGAGATATGCTCTGGAGGTTATAGGCAAAAAGTCGCCTTCGCTATCTAGAGGCTCTCTTAAGTCTGCAATTATCTGATCATGCTCCTTTGAATATTCGTCGATATTTTCTAGCTCAAATAACTTATCCCCATCTGATGCGAACAAATATTTTGTTGTTTCACGCCATGCTCCAAAGTGATACTCATCAAAGATTACCAAGTCCCAATTGATGGTGTGTAGCCACTCATTCTTTGATTTAATCTTTCCATTACTATCTTTGCCAAGCAAGTCTTGTAACGAACCGAAATAAACAAGTGGAGTGAAGCTCTTTACCGCAGATGGATCACCGCCAGAGGCTTTAGACATGTATTGCCAACCTTCAAAGTCCACATGGCTTTCCAAATCTGTTTGCCAAGCATCTTCAACCGCAGGTTTAAAGGTAACAACAAGGACTCTTCTCGCTTTGAGTTTCTTTGCCAATTGGTAAGACGCAAACGTCTTACCAAATCTCATCTTGGCGTTCCATAAGAACCTAGGTGTAGAGTTCTTATCTTCCTTCCATATTGAATGAAAGTATTCGAAAGTTTTCTTTACTGCACTGGCTTGCTCATCACGCATGCTAAACGTCTGGTATCTGTCGCCGCTTAGTCGTTGCCCCGTCTGTAACTCAGTGATGACTGTTTTTACATCATTAACAGAGCATCGCATCCACTCTAGTTCAGATTTCTGAAACCTCTTCTGGACAAGCCTAGCTCGCACTTCATGGTCACTAAAGAACGAGCCATCATTCCTAAGTGCATCATTTATAAGCACTATTTCATAGTTTTTAATAGCCGCGGTCTTGAGCTGTTCCGCAACTCGTAACTTAACATCCCGTGTTGTTTGTCCAACCTTAAGAAGTCCAGAGTGAGCCTCATCGTCGATACTGTAAGCATAGATTTGAGGCCGTACTTGGGGCTTAGGTGAAAGTATTTCCTCAATCGTTTTATTCATCATCAGTCTCTCTTACAGCAAGCGATATAGGTTTTATGATTGACTCTATGTATTCGATGTCCTCAACGCTTAAATTGTATTTTTCGTACAGTTCACTATCGGTCCAACTTTTATCCCATTTTTGCAATGGAACCCACTGATAAGAATGTCGTGCCGCATCTTGATTAATCTTTCGAAGATGCAGAAGAAAACGAAAAAATTTAGTCTCATAGTAGCTCTTCGCGTTGATAGCCTCAGCCTCAGAAAAAAACGGACCAGCAACTAAAAATGAGCCTGTACAAATCTCGTTAGGCGGCAATACTGTTGGGGAACCAACAATACGATGAGGATAAGATTCAGCGACGTTATATACACGATTAAGCATTAACTTCCACGTGTCAATCATAGAAACATTTCGTGTAACCATATCCCTTGATACGTATCCAACGGCACGAACAGCCCCTCTACCTCCAGAGTTATAGTGAAGCTTAACGTCACCCTTATTAGGTTTAACCTTATGATCTTCAAAGTTTGTTCTGAAACCAAAAGGGTCAGGACCACTAATTAAGGATGAAAAATTTTCACCTGATGGATTAACTAGAACCTTGTTAAGAATTGATAGAGCCTCATTACTACGAACAAAAATTTCGTGCTGATCGAGGTCCCTTTGTGTAGTAGATTTAATTCCGTTGCGAACAATTGTTACTGA
It encodes the following:
- a CDS encoding N-acetyltransferase; its protein translation is MIISLNSNHHDALENVYFNSFPADEAPITFKLISEIIEAGSTTDSLVLGYEVNGALVAGVAFSPVVMKDASSPGAFILAPLAVHSEYHNKGIARQLIESGKETLAARGIDFLFVYGDPAFYGRFGFSVELGKCFVPPYELEYDFGWQALKLGNADAGHAKHSFTCIQPLSDASLW
- a CDS encoding DEAD/DEAH box helicase family protein; translation: MMNKTIEEILSPKPQVRPQIYAYSIDDEAHSGLLKVGQTTRDVKLRVAEQLKTAAIKNYEIVLINDALRNDGSFFSDHEVRARLVQKRFQKSELEWMRCSVNDVKTVITELQTGQRLSGDRYQTFSMRDEQASAVKKTFEYFHSIWKEDKNSTPRFLWNAKMRFGKTFASYQLAKKLKARRVLVVTFKPAVEDAWQTDLESHVDFEGWQYMSKASGGDPSAVKSFTPLVYFGSLQDLLGKDSNGKIKSKNEWLHTINWDLVIFDEYHFGAWRETTKYLFASDGDKLFELENIDEYSKEHDQIIADLREPLDSEGDFLPITSRAYLYLSGTPFKALSSGEFIEEQIFNWTYTDEQKAKEKFAVEKPKETNPYAALPQMRLLTYQMPDELLAIASGGEFDEFDLNSFFEATGEENSAQFKHKQDVQKWLDIIRGGYLPQSAEMLKIGTRPPFPYSDVRLLPHLQHSFWFMHSVSSCHAMKNLLEEEHNVFWQDYKVVVAAGTSAGIGLEALPPVRDAIGNDFNIKTITLSCGKLTTGVTVPQWSSILMLRNLKSPETYFQSAFRVQSPWSVKNPNGDNPNEEEILKPVCFVFDFAPTRALRKVSEYGIGLSPNEPNPEKAVEELVSFLPVLAYDGANMTQIDAGGVLDIAMAGTSATLLARKWESALLVNVDNATLRRVLNNPEAMAAVERIEGWRALGDNIIDTIINKIDKIKEIKNKGKSRDLTDKEKKELTEEEREYKSKRKLVQEKLIKFATRIPAFMYLTDFRENTLQDVITKIEPDLFHTVTGLTVKDFHLLVQLRVFNTEHMNQAVFAFRRYEDASLRYTGIDSHEGLSRYGLFNTVVAIEN
- a CDS encoding DUF4268 domain-containing protein; the encoded protein is MLGEFESVDLRTIWNNEATDFTPWLAKAENLERLSKALVMDLETAGTEQSVGPYRADLLCTDAFSGAKVLIENQLEKTNHNHLGQILTYSAGLDVKTVVWIASRFTDEHRAALDYLNEITEEGYSFFGLEIELWKIGNSVPAPKFNIVSRPNTWTKSIRESNQQHGELTEVKRQQLAYWTAFKEFMDARKSSVRCQNGSAQHWVNMGIGKRGFWLTARVHSQKSTISADFHFKTPSSKTLFHQFYSDKDAIESEFGGALDWFELPEGKESYLSVTRKETDFRDESDWASQFTWLAEQLERLDAVFRKRVKALKSG